A region from the Prionailurus viverrinus isolate Anna chromosome E2, UM_Priviv_1.0, whole genome shotgun sequence genome encodes:
- the ZNF576 gene encoding zinc finger protein 576, which yields MEDPHPEETMEQQDSSKERSPRSPGGDVCHLGAPQCTRCLITFADSKFQERHMKREHPADFVAQKLQGALFICFTCARSFPSSKALIAHQRGHGPATRPSVPVAPAAAPPTFPCPDCGKTFGQAASLRRHRQAHETRTPPGPFACTECGQDFAQEAGLHQHYIRHARGEL from the exons ATGGAGGACCCGCATCCTGAAGAGACCATGGAGCAGCAGGATTCGTCCAAGGAGAGGAGTCCCCGCAGTCCAGGAGGCGACGTGT GCCACCTGGGGGCCCCGCAGTGCACCCGCTGCCTCATCACCTTCGCCGATTCCAAGTTCCAGGAGCGTCACATGAAGCGGGAGCACCCAGCGGACTTCGTGGCCCAGAAGCTGCAGGGGGCTCTCTTCATCTGCTTCACCTGTGCCcgctccttcccctcctccaaggCCCTGATCGCCCATCAGCGTGGCCACGGTCCAGCCACCAGGCCCTCCGTGCCAGTTGCACCCGCCGCTGCCCCGCCTACCTTCCCCTGTCCTGACTGTGGCAAGACCTTTGGGCAGGCTGCTTCTCTGAGGCGGCACCGCCAGGCGCATGAGACCCGCACCCCTCCTGGCCCCTTCGCCTGCACTGAGTGTGGTCAGGACTTTGCCCAGGAGGCTGGGCTGCATCAACACTACATCCGGCATGCCCGGGGGGAGCTCTGA
- the PINLYP gene encoding phospholipase A2 inhibitor and Ly6/PLAUR domain-containing protein: protein MRASMKPGTFLLAFTLLCTLLGLGCPLSCEVCRGSGPTCSGKMKTCEAGKDACVVVVGESCTKGRHAVNTYKACMKYSDCYSGFVSTTMGPKDYMVSNTRCCQSDGCNQGSVPPPQNNRTENGLQCPACIAPFQETCPGTQAARCVGQETHCVYFAGNVQAGLITPKFATRGCATESACFAKAGAQVPSASYLYFLRRADCLPARQAPSRAE, encoded by the exons ATGAGGGCTTCCATGAAACCGGGGACCTTCTTGCTGGCCTTCACTCTGCTCTGCACCCTCCTAGGTCTGG GGTGCCCACTGAGCTGTGAAGTGTGCAGGGGCTCCGGGCCCACGTGCAGCGGAAAAATGAAGACTTGCGAGGCCGGCAAGGACGCATGCGTGGTCGTCGTGGGGGAGTCCTGCACAA AGGGCCGCCACGCGGTGAACACCTACAAGGCCTGCATGAAGTACAGCGACTGCTACTCGGGATTCGTGTCCACCACGATGGGCCCCAAGGACTACATGGTGTCCAACACGCGCTGCTGCCAGAGCGACGGCTGCAACCAGGGCTCGGTGCCCC CTCCCCAGAACAATCGTACGGAGAACGGCCTCCAGTGCCCGGCCTGCATCGCGCCCTTTCAGGAGACATGCCCCGGGACCCAGGCAGCCCGCTGCGTTGGCCAGGAAACCCACTGCGTCTACTTCGCTGGCAACGTGCAGGCCG GTCTCATCACCCCCAAATTTGCCACTCGGGGCTGCGCTACGGAGAGTGCCTGCTTCGCCAAGGCCGGGGCGCAGGTGCCTTCAGCCTCTTATCTGTACTTCCTCCGCCGAGCAGACTGCCTTCCAGCCCGCCAGGCCCCTAGCAGGGCGGAGTAA
- the IRGQ gene encoding immunity-related GTPase family Q protein isoform X2, with product MPPPRGDVTALFLGPPGSGKSALIAALCDRNVETIEIPEGRPYSGIPSLRAAGPGLFLGELSCPPAAPGPWAAEANVLVLVLPDPEGNGEPLAPALGEAARAALARGTPLLAVRNLRPGDSQNEDQARDQTAALLNSAGLGTAALFVLPADCGSRDDCKELERLRVALQSQAEVLQRLLPPAQDGFEVLGAAELEAVREAFETGGLEAALSWVRAGLERLGSARLDLAVAGTANVSLVLNTLLGLDPGDPDAEPVFMPAGPTPYPAPERPNVVLWNVPLGSAGIAAAPHPTHYDALILVTPGAPTEKDWAQVRPLVLPDAPLVCVRTDGEGEDPEYPEEEGKAEKPSSESLENAGGGELKNARGEGREKRGAGLQKGSGEGSEKAGSGEGSEKAGSESLPRVGGGAKKSGSGDSERAAALSPEDETWEVLEEAPPPVFPLRPGGLPGLCEWLRRALPPAQAGALLLALPPASPHGARMKAAALRAGAWRPALLASLAAAAAPIPGLGWACDVALLRGQLAEWRRALGLEPAALARRERALGLAPGELAELTRFPGPVTRAEVEARLGAWAGEGTAGGAALGALSFLWPAGGAAATGGLGYRAAHGVLLQALNEMQADAEAVLAPHVPAQ from the exons ATGCCACCGCCGCGGGGCGACGTGACCGCCTTGTTCCTGGGGCCTCCGGGCTCCGGAAAGTCCGCTCTGATTGCAGCGCTGTGCGACAGAAATGTGGAGACGATAGAGATCCCCGAGGGACGGCCGTACTCAGGGATCCCCAGCCTGCGAGCGGCGGGCCCCGGCCTCTTCCTGGGCGAGCTGAGCTGCCCACCCGCAGCGCCGGGGCCCTGGGCGGCGGAGGCCAATGTGCTGGTACTGGTCCTGCCCGACCCCGAGGGGAATGGGGAGCCCTTGGCCCCAGCGCTGGGAGAGGCGGCGCGGGCCGCCCTGGCCCGTGGGACCCCGCTGTTGGCTGTGCGGAACCTCCGTCCTGGGGATTCACAAAATGAAGACCAGGCCCGGGATCAGACAGCGGCCCTGCTGAACAGCGCGGGGCTGGGGACCGCGGCTCTCTTCGTGCTGCCGGCGGACTGCGGCAGCCGAGATGACTGTAAGGAATTGGAGCGCCTGCGGGTGGCGCTGCAGAGCCAGGCGGAGGTGTTGCAGAG GCTCCTGCCACCGGCTCAGGATGGCTTCGAGGTCCTGGGTGCAGCAGAGCTGGAGGCTGTGCGGGAGGCCTTTGAGACCGGTGGCCTGGAGGCGGCACTGTCGTGGGTTCGCGCTGGCCTAGAGCGGCTGGGCAGCGCGCGGCTGGACCTGGCCGTGGCCGGCACGGCTAATGTGAGCCTTGTGCTGAACACGCTCCTCGGGTTGGATCCCGGCGATCCAGATGCGGAGCCTGTTTTCATGCCCGCGGGGCCCACACCCTACCCGGCCCCGGAGCGTCCCAATGTGGTGCTCTGGAATGTGCCTCTGGGCTCCGCGGGCATTGCTGCCGCCCCCCATCCCACCCACTACGACGCCCTCATCCTCGTCACCCCGGGAGCGCCCACTGAGAAGGACTGGGCTCAGGTTCGGCCCTTGGTGCTGCCCGATGCACCGCTGGTCTGCGTGCGAACAGACGGCGAGGGCGAGGATCCAGAGTATCCCgaggaagagggaaaggcagagaagccCAGCAGCGAGAGCTTAGAGAACGCTGGCGGAGGGGAGTTGAAGAATGCACGCGGTGAGGGAAGGGAGAAACGTGGCGCTGGATTGCAGAAAGGTAGCGGGGAAGGTTCAGAGAAAGCAGGCAGCGGGGAAGGTTCAGAGAAAGCAGGCAGCGAGAGTTTGCCACGTGTTGGCGGCGGCGCGAAGAAATCGGGCAGTGGGGACTCAGAGCGTGCGGCCGCACTGAGTCCCGAGGATGAGACGTGGGAGGTGCTGGAGGAGGCACCGCCACCTGTGTTCCCCCTGCGGCCCGGCGGACTCCCCGGGCTCTGCGAGTGGCTGCGGCGCGCGCTGCCGCCCGCCCAGGCGGGGGCGCTGCTGCTGGCGCTGCCGCCCGCGTCTCCCCACGGGGCCCGGATGAAGGCCGCGGCGCTGCGGGCCGGGGCGTGGCGTCCGGCCCTGCTGGCTAgcctggcggcggcggcggcgcccatACCGGGGCTAGGCTGGGCGTGCGACGTGGCGCTTCTGCGGGGTCAGCTCGCGGAGTGGCGGCGGGcgctggggctcgaacccgcggcgCTGGCTCGACGCGAGCGCGCGCTAGGCCTGGCCCCTGGGGAGCTGGCGGAGCTGACGCGCTTCCCGGGCCCGGTGACGCGCGCCGAAGTGGAGGCGAGGCTGGGCGCGTGGGCCGGCGAGGGCACCGCCGGGGGCGCGGCGCTGGGCGCGCTCTCCTTCCTGTGGCCCGCGGGCGGGGCGGCGGCCACCGGCGGCCTGGGTTACCGCGCGGCGCACGGCGTCCTGCTGCAGGCCCTCAACGAGATGCAGGCCGATGCCGAGGCGGTGCTGGCACCCCATGTGCCCGCGCAGTGA
- the IRGQ gene encoding immunity-related GTPase family Q protein isoform X1, translating into MTPLPYRPQLLAHVWLGAHGAQALWFPHCSEPRGLQELRSGRTSVALRRRREGPYPRGRASKTHPLLKGLTSVMPPPRGDVTALFLGPPGSGKSALIAALCDRNVETIEIPEGRPYSGIPSLRAAGPGLFLGELSCPPAAPGPWAAEANVLVLVLPDPEGNGEPLAPALGEAARAALARGTPLLAVRNLRPGDSQNEDQARDQTAALLNSAGLGTAALFVLPADCGSRDDCKELERLRVALQSQAEVLQRLLPPAQDGFEVLGAAELEAVREAFETGGLEAALSWVRAGLERLGSARLDLAVAGTANVSLVLNTLLGLDPGDPDAEPVFMPAGPTPYPAPERPNVVLWNVPLGSAGIAAAPHPTHYDALILVTPGAPTEKDWAQVRPLVLPDAPLVCVRTDGEGEDPEYPEEEGKAEKPSSESLENAGGGELKNARGEGREKRGAGLQKGSGEGSEKAGSGEGSEKAGSESLPRVGGGAKKSGSGDSERAAALSPEDETWEVLEEAPPPVFPLRPGGLPGLCEWLRRALPPAQAGALLLALPPASPHGARMKAAALRAGAWRPALLASLAAAAAPIPGLGWACDVALLRGQLAEWRRALGLEPAALARRERALGLAPGELAELTRFPGPVTRAEVEARLGAWAGEGTAGGAALGALSFLWPAGGAAATGGLGYRAAHGVLLQALNEMQADAEAVLAPHVPAQ; encoded by the exons ATGACACCCTTGCCGTACAGACCTCAGCTTCTGGCGCACGTGTGGCTAGGTGCTCATGGAGCGCAGGCGCTCTGGTTCCCTCATTGTTCCGAGCCCCGCGGGCTGCAGGAGCTGAGGAGCGGGCGTACGTCTGTTGCTTTGCGCAGGCGCCGCGAAGGGCCGTATCCCCGAGGTCGCGCTTCCAAGACACACCCCCTCCTTAAAGGACTGACGTCAG TTATGCCACCGCCGCGGGGCGACGTGACCGCCTTGTTCCTGGGGCCTCCGGGCTCCGGAAAGTCCGCTCTGATTGCAGCGCTGTGCGACAGAAATGTGGAGACGATAGAGATCCCCGAGGGACGGCCGTACTCAGGGATCCCCAGCCTGCGAGCGGCGGGCCCCGGCCTCTTCCTGGGCGAGCTGAGCTGCCCACCCGCAGCGCCGGGGCCCTGGGCGGCGGAGGCCAATGTGCTGGTACTGGTCCTGCCCGACCCCGAGGGGAATGGGGAGCCCTTGGCCCCAGCGCTGGGAGAGGCGGCGCGGGCCGCCCTGGCCCGTGGGACCCCGCTGTTGGCTGTGCGGAACCTCCGTCCTGGGGATTCACAAAATGAAGACCAGGCCCGGGATCAGACAGCGGCCCTGCTGAACAGCGCGGGGCTGGGGACCGCGGCTCTCTTCGTGCTGCCGGCGGACTGCGGCAGCCGAGATGACTGTAAGGAATTGGAGCGCCTGCGGGTGGCGCTGCAGAGCCAGGCGGAGGTGTTGCAGAG GCTCCTGCCACCGGCTCAGGATGGCTTCGAGGTCCTGGGTGCAGCAGAGCTGGAGGCTGTGCGGGAGGCCTTTGAGACCGGTGGCCTGGAGGCGGCACTGTCGTGGGTTCGCGCTGGCCTAGAGCGGCTGGGCAGCGCGCGGCTGGACCTGGCCGTGGCCGGCACGGCTAATGTGAGCCTTGTGCTGAACACGCTCCTCGGGTTGGATCCCGGCGATCCAGATGCGGAGCCTGTTTTCATGCCCGCGGGGCCCACACCCTACCCGGCCCCGGAGCGTCCCAATGTGGTGCTCTGGAATGTGCCTCTGGGCTCCGCGGGCATTGCTGCCGCCCCCCATCCCACCCACTACGACGCCCTCATCCTCGTCACCCCGGGAGCGCCCACTGAGAAGGACTGGGCTCAGGTTCGGCCCTTGGTGCTGCCCGATGCACCGCTGGTCTGCGTGCGAACAGACGGCGAGGGCGAGGATCCAGAGTATCCCgaggaagagggaaaggcagagaagccCAGCAGCGAGAGCTTAGAGAACGCTGGCGGAGGGGAGTTGAAGAATGCACGCGGTGAGGGAAGGGAGAAACGTGGCGCTGGATTGCAGAAAGGTAGCGGGGAAGGTTCAGAGAAAGCAGGCAGCGGGGAAGGTTCAGAGAAAGCAGGCAGCGAGAGTTTGCCACGTGTTGGCGGCGGCGCGAAGAAATCGGGCAGTGGGGACTCAGAGCGTGCGGCCGCACTGAGTCCCGAGGATGAGACGTGGGAGGTGCTGGAGGAGGCACCGCCACCTGTGTTCCCCCTGCGGCCCGGCGGACTCCCCGGGCTCTGCGAGTGGCTGCGGCGCGCGCTGCCGCCCGCCCAGGCGGGGGCGCTGCTGCTGGCGCTGCCGCCCGCGTCTCCCCACGGGGCCCGGATGAAGGCCGCGGCGCTGCGGGCCGGGGCGTGGCGTCCGGCCCTGCTGGCTAgcctggcggcggcggcggcgcccatACCGGGGCTAGGCTGGGCGTGCGACGTGGCGCTTCTGCGGGGTCAGCTCGCGGAGTGGCGGCGGGcgctggggctcgaacccgcggcgCTGGCTCGACGCGAGCGCGCGCTAGGCCTGGCCCCTGGGGAGCTGGCGGAGCTGACGCGCTTCCCGGGCCCGGTGACGCGCGCCGAAGTGGAGGCGAGGCTGGGCGCGTGGGCCGGCGAGGGCACCGCCGGGGGCGCGGCGCTGGGCGCGCTCTCCTTCCTGTGGCCCGCGGGCGGGGCGGCGGCCACCGGCGGCCTGGGTTACCGCGCGGCGCACGGCGTCCTGCTGCAGGCCCTCAACGAGATGCAGGCCGATGCCGAGGCGGTGCTGGCACCCCATGTGCCCGCGCAGTGA